One segment of Bradyrhizobium sp. WD16 DNA contains the following:
- a CDS encoding alpha/beta fold hydrolase, whose protein sequence is MQSPTAVLVLALLLTPALAEDTPRPPAALSKATVREPYGIGLEGFAYPYPVEMFNVANDGEQLRMAFMDVAPTAAPNGRTVLLLHGRNFPSSYWAPVIKTLASAGYRVVVPDQIGFGKSAKPTGELHFDTLARNTIALLDHLQLNDVDIVAHSLGGMLAVRIARAYPDRLHRLMLVAPIGLEDYRRYVPPTPTEKILENEDRLTAEAYRKQLVTNYSLTLPPEAITPFIDARFNIKGAADYPRWLRAFVSSAQMIYREPVAHEIALITQPTLFLMGENDHNAPGRPNAPEALRPKMGQNAELAQSFAKAMPNAKAQVVPGVGHLVFLEAEAEFNKALLGFLATP, encoded by the coding sequence ATGCAATCGCCGACCGCTGTCCTTGTCCTCGCCCTCCTGCTCACGCCAGCATTGGCCGAGGACACCCCGCGCCCGCCCGCCGCACTCAGCAAAGCGACCGTGCGGGAGCCCTACGGCATTGGCCTCGAAGGCTTCGCCTATCCCTATCCGGTCGAGATGTTCAACGTCGCCAATGACGGCGAACAGCTTCGTATGGCCTTCATGGATGTTGCGCCGACCGCAGCGCCGAACGGCCGCACCGTGTTGCTGCTGCACGGGCGGAATTTCCCCTCGAGTTATTGGGCGCCGGTGATCAAGACGCTTGCTTCCGCGGGCTATCGCGTGGTCGTCCCCGACCAGATCGGCTTCGGCAAGTCCGCCAAGCCGACGGGCGAACTCCATTTCGACACGCTGGCCCGCAATACGATCGCCCTGCTCGACCATCTGCAGCTCAATGACGTTGACATCGTCGCCCATTCGCTCGGCGGCATGCTGGCCGTGCGGATCGCCCGCGCCTATCCCGATCGCCTCCACCGCCTCATGTTGGTGGCGCCGATCGGCCTAGAGGACTATCGCCGATATGTCCCGCCAACCCCGACTGAAAAGATTCTGGAAAACGAGGACCGGTTGACGGCCGAGGCCTACCGCAAGCAACTGGTCACGAACTACTCGCTGACCTTGCCGCCGGAGGCGATCACGCCGTTCATCGACGCCCGCTTCAACATCAAGGGCGCGGCGGACTATCCGCGCTGGCTGCGCGCCTTCGTCAGCTCGGCACAGATGATCTATCGCGAACCGGTCGCCCACGAGATCGCGCTGATCACCCAGCCGACGCTTTTCCTCATGGGCGAAAATGATCATAACGCCCCGGGCCGCCCGAACGCGCCCGAAGCCCTGCGCCCCAAGATGGGCCAGAACGCCGAGCTGGCCCAGAGCTTCGCCAAGGCAATGCCGAACGCCAAGGCCCAGGTGGTCCCGGGCGTGGGGCACCTGGTGTTTCTCGAAGCCGAGGCCGAGTTCAACAAGGCCCTGCTCGGATTCCTTGCCACGCCGTGA
- a CDS encoding ATPase domain-containing protein, whose translation MKSASERLPTGIAGLDAVLGGGVIDGGIYIIQGAPGAGKTILGNQICFAHGAHGRRALYVTLLAESHSRTGA comes from the coding sequence ATGAAGAGTGCAAGTGAGAGGCTGCCGACCGGGATCGCAGGATTGGATGCGGTCCTCGGCGGCGGAGTCATCGACGGCGGCATCTACATCATCCAGGGCGCCCCGGGCGCGGGGAAGACGATCCTCGGCAATCAGATCTGTTTCGCCCACGGAGCGCACGGGCGGCGCGCGCTTTACGTGACGCTGCTGGCCGAAAGCCACTCGCGCACGGGAGCGTGA
- a CDS encoding response regulator, translated as MKTVLVVEDEWAIADWLELMLGENGFHVLLAGNGRQALDILHHETPDVVLTDFMMPFVDGGGLMAAMAEDPRTRSIPVVVMTSLLESAVRERATSYRAVLRKPFREADLLEVLGDVLGGGERAAEPS; from the coding sequence GTGAAGACGGTGCTGGTGGTCGAGGACGAATGGGCGATCGCCGACTGGCTCGAGCTGATGCTCGGCGAGAATGGCTTCCATGTGCTGCTGGCCGGCAATGGCCGTCAGGCCCTCGATATCCTGCATCACGAGACGCCCGATGTGGTGTTGACCGACTTCATGATGCCGTTCGTGGACGGCGGCGGGCTCATGGCAGCGATGGCCGAGGACCCGCGAACCCGATCCATACCGGTCGTGGTGATGACCTCGCTGCTTGAGAGTGCGGTGCGGGAGCGCGCGACCAGTTACCGGGCTGTGCTGCGCAAGCCGTTCCGCGAGGCGGATCTGCTCGAGGTGCTCGGCGACGTCCTTGGCGGCGGGGAGCGAGCAGCGGAGCCGAGCTGA
- a CDS encoding indolepyruvate ferredoxin oxidoreductase family protein, translating into MGINQGPISLDQKYTQASGHVFMTGIQALVRLPMAQIRRDRAQGLNTAAFVSGYRGSPLGGYDQQLMAARAHLAQYDVKFQPGVNEDLAATAIWGSQQLHLSPGAQRDGVVGIWYGKGPGVDRCGDVFRHGNAAGSAKHGGVLCLAGDDHGAKSSTVPHQSDHAFVAALMPFLYPSSVHEMIEMGLLGIAMSRYSGCWVGMKVITETVETTAEIDLTDEMKPFVIPSDFELPPDGLNLRWPDDRFAQDRRLQDYKGFAAIAFARANRVNRVTMDSPKARYGIMASGKSYEDVRQALRELGITEEVAGRIGLRLGKIGMPWPLDPVWVREFAVGLEEILVVEERREIVENQVKFELFGWRDDVRPRVVGKMDNRDKRFFPFSQELSVALIATSLVDRLLMLDLNPEIVAMLRAKADWFHGREASQVQAVAPVTRTPYFCSGCPHNTSTKVPEGSRAMAGIGCHFMAQWMDRSTETFTQMGGEGVPWTAIAPFTNEKHIFVNLGDGTYFHSGSLAIRQALAAKVNITYKILYNDAVAMTGGQHVDGDLSPQQITFQLHSEGLRNIYLVSESPDVYPASDLAPGVKLAHRDELDTVMRTLRDTPGCSAIVFVQTCAAEKRRRRKRGLLEDPARRVVINAAVCEGCGDCSVQSNCISVEPLETELGRKRTINQSSCNKDFSCLKGFCPSFVTVEGGRLRKRAPLDPSAIGDLPPVPALQPLDRPYNIAVGGVGGTGVLTIGALLGMAAHVEGKASMILDMSGLAQKGGAVLSHVRISQNPAEVTCSRIVTGTADLLIAADEVVAIAKETITLCETERTHGIINTHLIPIADFIRNRDFDFQRRKVDAVLESAIRKDSIFLDFTHAAEALLGDSIATNVMMLGYACQRGLLPVGPEAIAKAIELNGVSVKMNSLAFALGRLAAADPERLHAMLKDEAAAPKSLDELTLDEIIAHRSALLRDYQNSRLAGRYQRLVGKVRKAADDGGYGEALPRAVAISYAKLLAYKDEYEVARLYTDGRFAASVAEQFEGDFTLKFHLAPPLLSSGTDPLGRPRKRQFGPAMMRGFKWLARFKFLRGTPFDPFGYSADRKLERQLVADYERDVETVLAKLAPQTVDAAVALLALPETIRGYGPIKDKAASEARRRRSELLAAVDEPAPVAPRQLAAE; encoded by the coding sequence ATGGGTATTAATCAAGGGCCGATCAGCCTCGACCAGAAATACACGCAGGCGTCGGGGCATGTCTTCATGACCGGAATCCAGGCGCTGGTCCGCCTGCCGATGGCCCAGATCCGCCGCGACCGCGCCCAGGGACTGAACACCGCCGCCTTCGTCTCGGGCTATCGCGGTTCGCCGCTCGGCGGCTACGACCAGCAGCTGATGGCCGCCCGGGCGCACCTCGCGCAATACGACGTCAAGTTTCAGCCCGGCGTGAACGAGGATCTTGCCGCGACCGCCATCTGGGGCTCCCAGCAGCTCCACCTTTCGCCCGGCGCCCAGCGCGACGGCGTCGTCGGCATCTGGTACGGCAAGGGCCCCGGCGTCGACCGCTGCGGCGACGTCTTTCGCCACGGCAATGCGGCGGGCTCGGCGAAACATGGCGGGGTGCTCTGCCTCGCCGGCGACGACCACGGCGCCAAGTCTTCGACGGTGCCGCATCAGTCCGACCACGCCTTCGTCGCCGCCTTGATGCCTTTCCTCTATCCCTCGAGCGTCCACGAGATGATCGAGATGGGCCTGCTCGGTATCGCCATGTCGCGCTATTCGGGTTGCTGGGTCGGCATGAAAGTGATCACTGAGACAGTGGAGACCACAGCCGAGATCGACCTTACCGACGAGATGAAGCCATTCGTGATCCCGTCGGATTTCGAGCTGCCGCCGGACGGGTTGAACCTGCGCTGGCCCGATGATCGCTTCGCTCAGGATCGTCGGCTGCAGGACTACAAGGGCTTCGCTGCGATCGCCTTCGCCCGCGCCAACCGCGTCAACCGCGTCACCATGGACTCGCCCAAGGCACGCTACGGCATCATGGCTTCCGGCAAGAGCTATGAGGATGTCCGCCAGGCCCTGCGTGAACTCGGCATCACCGAGGAGGTCGCTGGCAGGATCGGCCTGCGGCTCGGCAAGATCGGCATGCCCTGGCCGCTGGACCCGGTCTGGGTGCGCGAATTCGCCGTCGGCCTCGAGGAGATCCTCGTCGTCGAGGAGCGGCGCGAGATCGTCGAGAACCAGGTCAAGTTCGAGCTGTTCGGCTGGCGCGACGACGTCCGGCCGCGCGTCGTCGGCAAGATGGACAATCGCGACAAGCGCTTCTTCCCGTTTTCACAGGAGCTCAGCGTCGCACTGATCGCGACGTCGCTGGTCGACCGGCTTTTGATGCTCGATCTCAACCCTGAAATCGTCGCTATGCTGCGCGCCAAGGCCGACTGGTTCCACGGCCGCGAAGCCTCGCAGGTGCAGGCGGTGGCTCCTGTCACCCGCACGCCCTATTTCTGCTCGGGCTGCCCGCACAACACCTCGACCAAGGTGCCGGAAGGCAGTCGCGCGATGGCCGGCATCGGCTGTCATTTCATGGCGCAGTGGATGGATCGCAGTACCGAGACCTTCACCCAGATGGGCGGGGAGGGGGTGCCCTGGACGGCGATCGCGCCCTTCACCAACGAGAAGCACATCTTCGTCAACCTCGGCGACGGCACCTATTTCCATTCCGGCAGCCTTGCGATCCGCCAGGCACTCGCCGCCAAGGTCAATATCACCTACAAGATCCTTTATAACGATGCCGTCGCCATGACCGGTGGCCAGCACGTGGACGGTGACCTCTCGCCCCAGCAGATCACCTTCCAGCTCCACAGCGAAGGACTGCGCAACATCTATCTCGTCTCGGAAAGCCCCGACGTCTATCCGGCTTCCGATCTCGCTCCCGGGGTCAAGCTCGCCCACCGCGACGAACTCGATACGGTGATGCGCACCTTGCGCGACACCCCGGGCTGTTCGGCCATTGTCTTCGTCCAGACCTGCGCGGCCGAGAAGCGCCGCCGCCGCAAGCGCGGTCTGCTCGAGGATCCGGCGCGGCGGGTGGTGATCAACGCCGCCGTCTGTGAAGGCTGCGGTGACTGTTCGGTGCAGTCGAACTGCATTTCGGTGGAGCCGCTGGAAACCGAACTCGGCCGCAAGCGCACCATCAACCAGTCGAGCTGCAACAAGGACTTCTCCTGCCTGAAGGGCTTCTGCCCGTCCTTCGTCACCGTCGAGGGTGGCCGGCTGCGCAAGCGAGCGCCGCTCGACCCCTCGGCCATCGGCGATCTGCCGCCGGTGCCGGCGCTGCAGCCGCTGGATCGGCCCTACAACATCGCGGTGGGCGGCGTCGGCGGCACCGGCGTCCTCACCATTGGCGCGTTGCTCGGCATGGCCGCTCATGTCGAGGGCAAGGCCAGCATGATCCTCGACATGTCCGGCCTCGCCCAGAAGGGCGGCGCCGTGCTCAGCCACGTACGGATCTCGCAGAATCCGGCCGAGGTGACCTGCTCGCGCATCGTCACCGGCACGGCCGATCTTTTGATCGCCGCCGACGAGGTGGTCGCGATCGCCAAGGAGACCATTACGCTCTGCGAGACCGAGCGCACTCACGGCATCATCAATACCCATCTGATCCCGATCGCCGATTTCATCCGCAACCGGGACTTCGATTTTCAGCGCCGCAAGGTCGATGCCGTGCTGGAGAGTGCGATCCGCAAGGATTCCATTTTCCTCGACTTCACCCATGCCGCAGAAGCGCTGCTCGGCGATTCCATCGCCACCAACGTGATGATGCTGGGCTATGCCTGCCAGCGGGGGCTGCTGCCGGTCGGGCCCGAGGCGATCGCCAAGGCGATCGAGCTCAACGGCGTTTCGGTGAAGATGAATTCGCTGGCCTTCGCCCTCGGCCGGCTCGCCGCCGCCGATCCGGAGCGGCTCCACGCGATGCTCAAGGACGAGGCCGCCGCGCCCAAGTCCCTCGACGAGCTGACTCTCGACGAGATCATCGCCCATCGCAGCGCACTGCTGCGCGATTACCAGAACTCCCGGCTTGCCGGCCGCTATCAGCGTCTGGTCGGCAAGGTGCGCAAGGCCGCCGATGACGGTGGCTACGGCGAGGCGCTGCCGCGGGCCGTCGCCATCAGCTATGCCAAGCTGCTTGCCTACAAGGACGAATATGAGGTGGCGCGGCTCTATACCGACGGCCGTTTCGCGGCCAGCGTCGCCGAGCAGTTCGAGGGTGATTTCACCCTTAAATTCCATCTGGCGCCGCCGCTGCTGTCGTCGGGCACCGATCCGCTCGGCCGGCCGCGCAAGCGGCAGTTCGGTCCCGCCATGATGCGCGGCTTCAAATGGCTCGCCCGTTTCAAATTCCTGCGCGGCACGCCATTCGATCCGTTCGGTTACTCGGCGGATCGCAAGCTGGAGCGGCAGCTGGTCGCCGACTACGAGCGCGATGTGGAGACGGTACTCGCCAAGCTGGCGCCACAGACCGTCGATGCGGCGGTCGCTCTGCTCGCTCTGCCGGAGACCATTCGCGGCTACGGCCCGATCAAGGACAAGGCGGCGAGCGAGGCGCGTCGCCGCCGCAGCGAATTGCTGGCTGCCGTCGACGAGCCGGCGCCGGTGGCGCCACGTCAGCTGGCGGCGGAGTAG
- a CDS encoding thiolase domain-containing protein yields the protein MGIKGKAYIAGIYEHPTRHAPDKSIAQLHAECAAGALADAGLTKDDVDGYFCAGDAPGGPMAIADYMGLKLRHFDGTDSGGCSYIIHLGHAAEAIAAGRCSVALITLAGKPRTAAPPPRAVGPELDFEAAYGATTHNVYAMCALRHMHEFGTTSEQLAWVKVAASHHAQYNPHAMLREVVTVDDVIQSPMIADPLHRLDCCVVTDGGGAVIVTTPEIAKSLKRPLVRLIGAGEALKGPRGGKSLDLTHSAAVWSAPPAYAEADVTPKDIKYASVYDSFTITVVMQLEDLGFCKKGEGGKFVADGNLISGVGKLPWNTDGGGLCSNHPVNRGGMTKILEAVRQLRGEAHPKVQVANCDLALVHGTGGMLGIRHGASTAILERV from the coding sequence TTGGGCATCAAGGGCAAGGCGTATATCGCCGGCATCTACGAACATCCGACGCGCCATGCGCCCGACAAGTCGATCGCGCAGCTCCATGCCGAGTGCGCCGCCGGCGCGCTGGCCGATGCCGGCCTGACCAAGGACGACGTCGACGGCTATTTCTGCGCCGGCGACGCACCGGGCGGGCCGATGGCCATTGCCGATTACATGGGCCTGAAGCTGCGCCATTTCGACGGAACGGATTCCGGTGGCTGCTCCTACATCATCCATCTCGGTCATGCTGCGGAGGCGATCGCCGCCGGCCGCTGTTCGGTGGCGCTGATCACGCTCGCCGGCAAGCCGCGCACCGCCGCACCGCCGCCCCGGGCGGTCGGGCCCGAACTCGATTTCGAGGCCGCCTATGGCGCTACCACCCACAACGTCTACGCCATGTGCGCGCTGCGCCACATGCACGAATTCGGCACCACCAGCGAGCAACTGGCCTGGGTCAAGGTCGCGGCCTCGCACCACGCCCAGTACAATCCGCATGCGATGCTTCGCGAGGTGGTCACCGTCGATGACGTGATTCAGTCGCCGATGATCGCCGATCCGCTGCACCGCCTCGACTGCTGCGTCGTCACCGATGGCGGCGGCGCCGTCATCGTCACCACGCCCGAGATCGCGAAAAGCCTGAAGCGGCCGCTCGTCCGTCTGATCGGCGCCGGCGAGGCACTCAAGGGCCCACGCGGCGGAAAGTCGCTGGATTTGACCCATTCGGCCGCGGTGTGGTCGGCGCCGCCGGCCTACGCCGAGGCGGACGTGACACCCAAGGACATCAAATATGCCTCCGTCTACGATAGCTTTACCATCACCGTGGTGATGCAGCTCGAGGATCTCGGCTTCTGCAAGAAGGGCGAGGGTGGCAAGTTCGTCGCCGACGGCAATCTGATCTCCGGGGTCGGCAAATTGCCCTGGAACACCGATGGCGGCGGTTTGTGCAGCAACCATCCGGTCAACCGCGGCGGCATGACCAAGATCCTCGAGGCGGTGCGGCAGCTTCGCGGCGAGGCCCATCCCAAGGTGCAGGTGGCCAATTGCGACCTCGCCCTGGTGCACGGCACCGGCGGCATGCTCGGCATCCGCCACGGTGCCTCGACCGCGATCCTGGAGCGCGTGTGA
- a CDS encoding Zn-ribbon domain-containing OB-fold protein, with protein sequence MSDVKYPAPQGNPETKPFWDAAAQGKFLIKRCLACKEPHYFPRAICPFCFSGETAWEESSGEGEIYTFSIMRKSPIGPYAIGYVTLKEGPSLLTNFVDCDFAKLKIGAKVKVVFKPTDGAPLPFFTTA encoded by the coding sequence ATGAGCGACGTGAAGTATCCCGCCCCGCAGGGCAATCCCGAGACCAAGCCGTTCTGGGATGCAGCCGCGCAAGGCAAATTCCTGATCAAGCGCTGCCTCGCCTGCAAGGAGCCGCACTACTTCCCGCGGGCGATCTGCCCGTTCTGCTTCTCTGGTGAGACCGCCTGGGAGGAGAGTTCGGGCGAGGGCGAGATCTACACCTTCAGCATCATGCGCAAGTCGCCGATCGGGCCCTACGCCATCGGCTATGTGACGCTGAAGGAAGGCCCTTCGCTGCTGACGAATTTCGTCGATTGCGATTTTGCCAAGCTGAAGATCGGGGCCAAGGTCAAGGTGGTGTTCAAGCCGACCGACGGGGCACCGCTGCCGTTCTTCACCACAGCCTGA
- a CDS encoding MaoC/PaaZ C-terminal domain-containing protein yields the protein MAIDYPAILSMKREGEAYAYTDREVMLYAVGIGMGADPMDERELGFVNEAAFHPRPLKVMPTFASVAAWGAGPGDLGINRLLLVDGERDISFHRPLPVAAKITADSRVVAAYDKGKDKGAVIIRETVLRDESGDKLATLVGAAFARGDGGFGGPSDGQPPPHKVPSRAPDRSVDIVTRPDQALTYRLCGDRNPLHSDPEFARRAGFPRPILHGMCTYGLTCRAVLQTYADYDPAAFRRHAVRFSSPVFPGETVTVDLWKDGEVVSFEARVRVRNVTVIKNGMTVLG from the coding sequence ATGGCCATCGATTACCCGGCAATCCTGTCGATGAAGCGGGAAGGCGAGGCCTATGCGTATACCGATCGCGAGGTGATGCTCTACGCGGTCGGCATCGGCATGGGCGCCGATCCCATGGACGAGCGTGAACTCGGCTTCGTCAACGAGGCGGCGTTTCATCCGCGACCACTGAAGGTGATGCCGACTTTCGCGTCGGTCGCGGCCTGGGGTGCCGGGCCCGGCGATCTCGGCATCAACCGCCTGCTGCTGGTGGACGGCGAACGCGACATCAGCTTCCATCGGCCGCTGCCGGTGGCGGCGAAGATCACCGCCGATTCCCGCGTGGTCGCCGCCTATGACAAGGGCAAGGACAAGGGCGCGGTGATCATCCGCGAGACCGTGCTCAGGGATGAAAGTGGCGACAAGCTCGCCACGCTGGTGGGGGCCGCCTTCGCTCGGGGCGACGGCGGTTTCGGCGGTCCCTCGGACGGCCAGCCGCCGCCGCACAAGGTGCCGAGCCGCGCGCCGGATCGCTCGGTCGACATCGTGACGCGGCCGGACCAGGCGCTGACCTATCGGCTGTGCGGCGACCGCAACCCGCTGCATAGCGATCCCGAATTTGCCCGCCGGGCGGGTTTTCCCCGGCCGATCCTGCACGGCATGTGCACCTATGGCCTGACCTGCCGGGCGGTGCTGCAGACCTATGCCGATTACGACCCCGCAGCATTCCGCCGTCACGCTGTGCGCTTCTCCTCGCCGGTGTTTCCGGGCGAGACGGTGACCGTGGACCTCTGGAAGGACGGCGAGGTCGTCTCTTTCGAGGCAAGGGTGAGGGTGCGCAATGTGACTGTCATCAAGAACGGCATGACGGTTCTCGGATAG